A genome region from Ligilactobacillus cholophilus includes the following:
- a CDS encoding FAD-dependent oxidoreductase produces the protein MKISIIGATHAGTFAAMEILKNHPDYEVTVFEKNDNLSFLSCGIALWVGDHIADPNKMFYSNPTELAKIGAKMRMQHEVLSVDPKAKTLEVKDLISGNEFVQEYDKLIITTGSRPVIPPIEGIDGPNVYLCKDYSDAKVLKEKFAGIDKAVIIGAGYIGAELSEQAAVNNKDVTLVDAFPRVLYKNFDKELTDKIEAEYRDHDVTLALGEKVQAFEQAGDQVIVRTDKGAYEADMAVWCAGFRPFTDLFEGKLEMLPNKAIKTNEYMQTSDPDIFAAGDATNVHYNPTGKDDYIPLATNAIHQGILIGKNIDKPTVKYMGTQATSAVELFETCMAASGLTVEGAKQRGMDVDAVTIEENYRPEFMVSTTPVACRLVWDPQTHRILGGAVYSKHDVSQSANVLSLAIQNKMTIEDLAGVDMFFQPNFDQPLNWLNKVAMAACEKANQ, from the coding sequence GTGAAAATTAGTATTATTGGGGCAACTCATGCTGGAACATTCGCAGCAATGGAGATTTTGAAAAATCACCCTGACTATGAAGTAACTGTTTTCGAAAAAAATGATAATTTGTCATTTTTATCATGTGGAATTGCATTATGGGTAGGAGATCATATTGCTGATCCTAATAAAATGTTTTATTCTAACCCAACAGAATTAGCAAAAATTGGTGCAAAAATGCGCATGCAACATGAAGTATTAAGTGTAGATCCAAAGGCTAAAACATTAGAAGTTAAAGATTTAATTAGTGGTAATGAATTTGTTCAAGAATATGATAAATTAATTATTACAACCGGATCACGTCCAGTAATTCCACCAATTGAAGGAATTGATGGGCCAAATGTTTACTTATGTAAAGATTATTCTGATGCTAAAGTTTTAAAAGAAAAATTTGCTGGAATTGATAAAGCGGTAATTATTGGTGCTGGTTATATTGGAGCTGAATTGTCAGAACAAGCAGCAGTTAATAATAAAGATGTTACATTAGTTGATGCTTTTCCACGTGTTCTATATAAAAACTTTGATAAAGAATTAACTGATAAAATTGAAGCAGAATATCGTGATCATGATGTGACTCTAGCTTTAGGTGAAAAGGTACAAGCTTTTGAGCAGGCAGGAGATCAAGTTATTGTAAGAACCGATAAAGGTGCTTATGAAGCTGATATGGCTGTATGGTGTGCTGGATTCCGTCCATTTACAGATTTATTTGAAGGCAAGTTAGAAATGCTTCCAAACAAAGCAATCAAGACAAATGAATATATGCAAACAAGTGATCCTGATATTTTTGCAGCAGGTGACGCTACAAATGTTCATTATAATCCTACAGGCAAAGATGATTATATCCCATTAGCTACAAATGCTATTCACCAAGGAATATTAATTGGTAAAAATATCGATAAACCAACTGTAAAATATATGGGAACACAAGCAACATCAGCAGTTGAATTATTTGAAACTTGCATGGCAGCTTCTGGTTTAACAGTTGAAGGAGCTAAGCAACGTGGAATGGATGTTGATGCGGTGACAATTGAAGAAAATTATCGCCCAGAGTTTATGGTATCAACAACACCAGTTGCATGTCGTTTAGTTTGGGATCCTCAAACTCATCGAATCTTAGGTGGAGCTGTTTACAGTAAACATGATGTTTCTCAATCTGCAAATGTATTGTCATTAGCAATTCAAAATAAAATGACAATTGAAGATTTAGCAGGCGTAGATATGTTCTTCCAACCTAATTTTGATCAACCTTTAAACTGGTTGAATAAAGTTGCGATGGCGGCTTGCGAAAAAGCAAATCAATAA
- a CDS encoding phenolic acid decarboxylase, protein MTKQFKTLDDFLGTHFIYNYDNGWQYEWYAKNDHTVDYRIHGGMVAGRWVKDQEANIVMLTEGIYKITWTEPTGTDVALDFMPNEKKLHGTIFFPKWVEDHPEITVTYQNEHLEEMLAARAKYPTYPKTLIPEFAHIFYIGNAGINNEDVISEAPYDGIVDDICNGHYFDKNYHRIKK, encoded by the coding sequence TTGACTAAGCAATTTAAAACACTTGACGATTTTCTAGGCACTCACTTTATTTATAATTATGATAATGGTTGGCAATATGAATGGTATGCCAAAAATGATCATACAGTTGATTATCGTATCCATGGTGGTATGGTTGCTGGACGTTGGGTTAAAGACCAAGAAGCAAACATTGTAATGTTAACTGAAGGCATTTATAAAATCACCTGGACTGAACCAACTGGTACAGATGTTGCCTTAGATTTTATGCCTAATGAAAAAAAGTTACATGGAACTATTTTCTTCCCTAAGTGGGTTGAAGACCATCCAGAAATTACCGTGACTTACCAAAATGAACATCTTGAAGAAATGTTAGCCGCACGTGCTAAATACCCTACCTATCCTAAAACATTAATACCGGAATTTGCTCATATATTTTATATTGGAAATGCTGGTATCAATAATGAAGATGTCATTTCTGAAGCACCATATGATGGTATTGTTGATGATATTTGCAATGGACACTATTTTGATAAAAACTATCACCGTATTAAAAAATAA
- a CDS encoding glycosyltransferase family 8 protein — MKKEIIPIFYGIDDYYAPLLSVSLGSIIANASKDYDYQITILYQTLSAENQAKIKELENDNFSITFTQIDKDFKTRFGGDNNSLRCDYVTLTIYYRLFIADLFPQYDKGIYLDADTVVTGDISEFYQIDLKDNLVAGCSDTFVESDPILINYAEKCAGVAVETYINSGVLLMNLKKFRELNFTDHFLKILNTYHPKTVAPDQDYLNAIANNHVLKISQNWNAMPAKKESNPKLIHYNLYLKPWHYDDVLYGDVFWKYAKNSNYYDQLLDIQKNYSDDKKASDKEKMDMLMEQVQEIPAKELTLYQLYKQGKNIRI, encoded by the coding sequence TTCCTATTTTTTATGGTATCGATGATTACTACGCTCCCCTTCTCTCTGTAAGTTTAGGTTCAATCATCGCTAATGCCAGCAAAGACTATGATTATCAAATTACAATTTTATATCAAACATTATCAGCAGAAAATCAAGCTAAAATTAAAGAACTTGAAAATGACAATTTCTCAATTACTTTTACTCAAATTGATAAGGACTTTAAAACTCGATTTGGCGGCGATAACAATTCATTACGTTGCGATTATGTCACTCTTACTATCTATTATCGTCTTTTTATTGCAGATCTATTCCCTCAATATGATAAAGGAATCTATTTAGATGCTGATACTGTTGTTACTGGTGATATTTCTGAATTTTATCAAATCGATTTAAAAGACAATCTTGTTGCCGGCTGCTCAGATACTTTTGTTGAGAGTGATCCAATTTTAATTAATTATGCTGAAAAATGTGCCGGTGTTGCAGTTGAAACATATATTAATTCTGGTGTTTTATTAATGAATCTTAAAAAATTCCGCGAATTAAACTTTACCGATCACTTCCTTAAAATTCTTAATACATATCATCCTAAAACAGTTGCTCCTGACCAAGACTATCTAAATGCAATTGCTAATAATCATGTTTTAAAAATTTCACAAAACTGGAATGCTATGCCTGCTAAAAAAGAAAGTAATCCAAAACTTATCCACTATAATTTATACTTAAAGCCTTGGCACTATGACGATGTTTTATATGGTGACGTTTTCTGGAAATATGCTAAAAATTCCAATTACTACGATCAATTATTAGATATTCAAAAAAATTACTCTGACGATAAAAAAGCTTCTGACAAAGAAAAAATGGATATGCTAATGGAGCAAGTCCAAGAAATTCCTGCTAAAGAATTAACCTTATACCAACTATATAAACAAGGAAAAAATATTCGCATTTAA